Within Palaemon carinicauda isolate YSFRI2023 chromosome 14, ASM3689809v2, whole genome shotgun sequence, the genomic segment ACATTTTTCCCATCAGGCAGTAGTTTCCCTTGGAAGGAACGTCTCCTGAGGGAGAGGGGGATTTCACACTAGTGTTGAAAAAGTATTTccaaagacaaagaagaagaccgTTCATTGTGAAATACTTCAGCCAGTGAGAACAGTTCCTTTAATATACTACATGAGGATAGACGTATGAGTACAAAAAAAGAGTGTGACTATGTTCATATAAGGGAAAGGGCTTTAAGGTCGATTAAGACATGAGATATTGGGCAAGGACAAAATAGCAGATATTTAATTGAGCGATTCAATGTCATTTACGTTTGATCTACGACACAATTAAACCTTAAAAAATAGgggaatataaaatatgaataccCATTTAcagatcttacaaaaaaaaaaaaaaaaaaaaaaaaaaaaaaaaaccaatacatTCTTACAAAATAATACAAAGTGAATACCAAGGCAAAGCTGTTATCCAAAGATGAATTTGGGAAAAATTATGAACACTCCTGGCACCCTCATAATTTATAAATTTAAGttattacacacacattatatatatatatatatatatatatatatatatatatatatatatatatatataatatatatatatatatatatatatatatatatatatatatatatatatatatatatatatatatatatatcatgagctcGAGAAAGGGTGGCACCAAGAAATGCTGGAGGTCTTTAACAGCTGGGTAAACTATTGAGCGCTTgatgattaacacacacacacacaatatatatatatatatatatatatatatatatatatatatatatatatatatatattgtgtagagagagagagagagagagaggagagagagagagagagagagagagtctgtctgtACCAAAAACAAGTATATGATACCCAGCAAGGTAATAGCACCAGAGGATGTAGTCGGCGGTACTGCCTCGTTATCTGGGAGAACTCCTTCCATTACTGCTTAACTGTGACATAAATAACCAGGATTCCTAGACCAAGACTTCTTTTTTGTTCCCCTTAAAAGCCctatcttctcctctctctctctctctctctctctctctctctcctctctcctctctctctctctctctctctctctctctctctcttgtggggcTCTACAGCTAATGTTAAACGGGATGGcttctgatgatgatatatagaaattatggacctaaagtctgtctgtctgtctgtctgtctgtctgtctgtctgtctctctctctctcctctctctctctctctctctctctctctctctctctctctctcttttgtggggGCTCTACAGATAATGTTAAACGGGATGGCTTCTGACCCAAGCGCCTCCGCTTTCCCTCGATGATGATATATAGAAATTATGgacctaaagtctctctctctctctctctctctctctctctctctctctctctctctctctctctcttgtgggggCTCTACAGATAATGTTAGACTGGATGGGCTTCTGACCCAAGTGCCTCCGCTTTCCCTCGATGATGATATATAGAAATTATGGACCcaaagtccctctctctctctctctctctctctctctctctctctctctctctctctctctctctctttgtgggggCTCTACAGATAATGTTAGACTGGATGGCTTCTGACCCAAGTGCCTCCGCTTTCCCTCGATGATGATATATAGAAATTATGGACCcaaagtccctctctctctctctctctcatctctctctctcctctctctctctctcttctctctctctctcctctctctcctctctcctcttttgTGGGGGCTCCTCTACAGATAATGTTAGACTGGATGGCTTCTGACCCAAGTGCCTCCGCTTTCCCTCGATGATGATATATAGAAATTATGgacccaaagtctctctctctctctctctctctctctctctctctctctctctctctctctctctctctctcttttgtggggGCTCTACAGATAATGTTAGACTGGATGGCTTCTGACCCAAGTGCCTCCGCTTTCCCTCGATGATGATATATAGAAATTATGGACCCCAAagtccctctcctctctctctctctctctctctcctctctctcctctccctctctctctctctctcctctctctctctcttttgtggggGCTCTACAGATAATGTTAGGACTGGATGGCTTCTGACCCAAGTGCCCTCCGCTTTCCCTCGATGATGATATATAGAAATTATGGACCCAaaggtcccctctctctctctctctctctctctctctctctctctctctctctctctctctctcttttgtggggGCTCTACAGATAATGTTTAGACTGGATGGCTTCTGACCCAAGTGCCTCCGCTTTCCTCGATGATGATATATAGAAATTATGGACCTAAAGTGAGTAAACCTTCCATATTATTCCCTGGAATCCTTCAAGGTATCAAATTCAGTCCCTCATTCTATAATACATACTCGAGACCTTTTTTATGTTATAAGGCTGTAATTTTCCATCAGCCAAAtgtaatttctgaaaaatagaaacCATAAATATTGAGGTTTGGCTGCTTCCTGACTACTANNNNNNNNNNNNNNNNNNNNNNNNNNNNNNNNNNNNNNNNNNNNNNNNNNNNNNNNNNNNNNNNNNNNNNNNNNNNNNNNNNNNNNNNNNNNNNNNNNNNNNNNNNNNNNNNNNNNNNNNNNNNNNNNNNNNNNNNNNNNNNNNNNNNNNNNNNNNNNNNNNNNNNNNNNNNNNNNNNNNNNNNNNNNNNNNNNNNNNNNNNNNNNNNNNNNNNNNNNNNNNNNNNNNNNNNNNNNNNNNNNNNNNNNNNNNNNNNNNNNNNNNNNNNNNNNNNNNNNNNNNNNNNNNNNNNNNNNNNNNNNNNNNNNNNNNNNNNNNNNNNNNNNNNNNNNNNNNNNNNNNNNNNNNNNNNNNNNNNNNNNNNNNNNNNNNNNNNNNNNNNNNNNNNNNNNNNNNNNNNNNNNNNNNNNNNNNNNNNNNNNNNNNNNNNNNNNNNNNNNNNNNNNNNNNNNNNNNNNNNNNNNNNNNNNNNNNNNNNNNNNNNNNNNNNNNNNNNNNNNagagagagagaagagagagagagagagagagagagaggagagagagagagtgagagagttctGATACGTCTAAAGAAGAAATATATCTCATAttgcttactgagagagagagagagagagagagagagagagtgagagagagagagagagatccataaaaACTCTATAGAATTGAATTGCtttttgagaagagagagagagagagagagagagagagagagagagagagagagaggagagagagagagagagagagagagagagatccataaaaACTATAGCATTGAATTGCtttctgagaagagagagagagagagagagagagagagagagagagagagagagagagagagagagagagaggaggagagagagagagagagagaaagaatttctgATGTCTAAAAATAAATTATCTGAAAttgcttgctgagagagagagagagagagagagagagagaggagagagagagagagagagagagagagagagagagagagagagagagagagagaagcatatgcTCGCTCATACAAATTTTATTGTTATACAAACTAACATCATAATTTTACTTCCCAATACTTTCCAGATCGCAGTCGTTGTAGTTATGTCCTCAGTGGCTACGGCTAACCCTGGCGGACATGGCCACGGGGGAGGAAAACACGGCTACGGTGTAAGCAAAGAATTCAGGTTGATATAAATTTATGATTAAGACTTGGcacgaaaataaaattatttttaaagcaTTTTCATATTATCAAATATTCACATGAAAAGATATGTAAGACTGAATTTTATTcttcattaaaatttaattttttattaaaaaaaaaaacgttcgtaaattctttttaatttatgggtaaatatgataaaatctttgtAAGAACCGgataaatatgatgaaatatttGTAGGAACCggatatatatgatgaaatttttGTAGGAACCCGATAAAGTTGATGAAATTTTTGTAGGAACCGGAAATATATGATGAAATTTTTGTAGGAACCCCGATAAAGTTGATGAAATTTTTATAGGAACCCGTTAAAGTTCATGAAATCTTTGTAGGAACCGGATAAAAAGGATGTAATCTTTATAGGAACCGGATAAATATGATTAAATCTTTGTATGAACCGGATAAATAGGATGAAATATTTGTAGGAACCCCCCCGGATATATATTATGAAATCTTTGTAGGAACCACATAAATATGATGAAATCTTTGTAGGAACCGCATAAATATGATGAAATCTTTGCAGGAACCGCATATATATGATGAAATCTTTGTAGGAACCGCATAAATATGATGAAATCTTTGTAGGAACAGCATAAATATGATGAAATCTTTGTAGGAACCGCATAAATATGATGAAATCTTTGTAGGAACCGCATATATATGATGAATCTTTTATAAGATCCGGATAAATAGGATGAAATCTTTGCAGGAACCGGATATATATTATGAAATCTTTGTAGGAACCGGATAAATATGATGATATCTTTGTAAAAACCGGATAAATAGGATGAAATCTTTGTAGGAACCAGATAAAAATGATGAAATCTTTATAGGAACCGCTACCATACTATTACGGATACCACGTGGACGGCGACTACAAAGGACCTCATTTCGGTCAACACGAGAAGTCCGACGGAAAAGGCGTTTACGGATCCTACACCGTCGCTCTCCCCGACGGACGTAAACAACACGTGAGTcgttaagattgtttttttttttcctttttttaatattattaaaactgcaTATAcgttatttacacaaacacacatacgcatacacattcCAAAATTTAAAACAATCTATGCACTCTTATAAAAGCTTCATATTAGCgcttaagttttatttttcttatctttttttttttttggtaaattcagAAGTTAAGACTAACGCTGATAAAAACACAGCTATAATAAATTCTCTTATGATTTTAATCGTTAACCATTCCTTAACTATTCTTCCTACTATACCATTTCTTTTTAAGTCCGTATTGGAAGATGTCCTTCTTACTCACTTTTAAAAGacatattaaattttaatttttcattcttgatttattcattaaattttctttttcatcttacgatatcatatatttattaagcATACTCCATTGGCATCAataaccattgatgttatgatgccagataattaccaatcataCATTCATTAACTATTCCTATTACTATCCCTAACCAATTTCTAAAAGCATAATGATATTCACCATTAATGCATTTGTCCATCACTCATAATATTTGCAGCATCCTAAACATTCCCCAATTACCCATTCCTTCATGTATCCTTCCGATCCTCGCCAcctggcttgtacagtggtaaAATGTTCgtttagcattcgcatggtagcagatcgatcccagcctgggaccgtgaatttaagctgctTACTGGCTTACTGGAGAGGCCCCcgctgtggttgggcttgccccgctgacgttctggtgagcatccattctgataaaactggaactgaatcaAGACACCTTTAATCTTTCTAGGTGAAATACACAGCCGACCACTACAACGGATACGTTGCCCACGTGAGCTATTCTGGGAAGGCTCAGCATCCAGCCTATTATGACCAGCGGTAGTTTTCGACCATAAGGGACATGGATATCACTGAGATTGGATACCCAGCCACCTGACGAATGTTTGGTATCATTCTGTAACCAGACACGATTATGCAGTTCCCAACGATGTATCACGAACAtgtaaataatttgaataaaatataaattaccGAACAAGCTTATGGAGACTATCAATTTCCACAGGTATAGATCTTAACTGTGGAGAAATAATACCAAATAACAGAAAAGTGGTTTAGTAATGCATGAAAAACAGAATGATTACAgttatcacagaaaaaaaaatacagcaccgAAGATGGTAGCTAAGTACAATATTCTTGAAAAGCAAATTTGGTGACgagttaaaaaatttatttattaatgtacCTGAAAGGAAAATTCtaccacaataaaaaaaacaaaaaaaaacataacatacaCTAGCTAATTTGTGGCCATAAATACTTCCGGAATActcgaatataaaaaagaaaaaaaaaagaaaaaaagttattcgcAATTTAGCTCACCGTTAAAAATCAGTTTACCGAGTAAATCCAAAAATAGAAGTTACTTTTATATCATTAATCAATAGAATTATAAATAAACAAACCTTAAGTTTTTCTttcttataaacaaaataaacaattcgtggaaatttacataacaaaaatgtaAGCGCccacaaaataaaacaatttttaatcGCTGTGAATATCATATCAATTCACACAGTTTAATGACACCTCTCTCATATAACAGAACTTCGGCTTTTATTAATCTGACAATTAataagttgtaatatatatatatatataacatatatatatatatatatatatatatatatatatatatatatatatatatattggtgaggtatatatatataatatatatatatatatatatatatatatacacacacagaatatatatacacatatatatacatatatatatattatacatatgtgtgtacatatatttctctctttctcgctacatttatttatatatatactatatatatatatatatatatatatatatatatatatatatacaaacaaggtATGTTTACAAAACTTATTATCCCTTCCCTGACCAGACAGCAATTTTGGTTTGAGTATTCGAGCAATAATAAATATtctatcaacaaaaaaaaaaatctatcttaatGTCTTTCAACAGCAGCTAAACAAAAGCACTATCCACTCACCCGAAGTAATTGCAAACCATTGAGAGAATAAATGACACAAAATACTGAacaaaaattaattcttatttgttgAACGCCACAGAATACAATGGAGatttgcaaactttttttttcgttaatCTTTCCACGGGGAAAATCTTGTGTTTCAATTATATTAACAGAATGAATTTCACTGAGGCAATGTCTTTAACCTTTTACTTTCAATTATTCAAAACCGCTGGAAACATATATCAGtatttgcggagagagagagagagaggagagagagagagagagagagagagagagagagagaggagagagagagattcaaaattttgattcaaaaaaaaaaaaaaaaaaaaaaaaaaaaaaacacacacacacacacactaccgatCTACAAAGTAGTCAAAAATACATCTTGTCAATATTTGTCATCAACCAACTTGTCAAACCTAATCATTAAGCAATTTTAAAGGGAGTCAAAAATACATTCTTGTCAATACTTGTCATTAGCAACTTATCAAGAGTGATCATTAAGCAATTTTAAAGGAGTAGAGACATCTCAAACATGATATTATAAACATACTTTCAACTGAATTCATATCTATATGCAAAGACTATAATTTCATGATACAAGGCTCTAATCACTAAGAAGTTAATGAGCCATTTGTGACTGGCTAACGAGCGCTTGGTCGGAGTTTAATTGGTTTTGGGTAATTAAGCGCCTTGAGAAAAGTAGAAGtttaaaggaatatatttttttgcAAAGCTTCTTGAATAATCAGGAAAGACTTAAATGAGTAAGGAACTAAATTCCCAAGTCTTTTATAAGAAAGTAAATGTTGTACGTTATATAGAGATtaatgctggaaaaaaaaatcaatgtgacAAAGGGTAATATTTGCTTTTTAAATTACTTATGgaagaagaataataatcataatgatcatcaaaatataattaattaaaaccATAGTTATAATCGTTACAATGATTAATTGAAATGTATATCTTCCTATTTGAAGGTTATCTTGAAGAAATAATCTACAAATCATAAAAGTCATGCATATAATTCTTGGTAGATATCTGTTCATATCGGCGAATCTTGAAATTAATTAGTATACCCCAAAGTTGGAAATAACGAAGGGTTATGTCCCAACATGATCAATGTCTCTTTCTCAATTCAAATAACAGTAATTTAtctcttctcttgaaatgtttctcttgaaagaaataatttcaaagtaaataaaatTCATGCATATAGTTTTTGGTAGATATCTGTTTATTTAGGCAATTCTTGAAATCAACTAGTATTCACCAaaattggaaaatattattattattattattatttattatttattattattattattattattattattacttgctaagctacaaccctagttggaaaagcagaatgatataagcccaggggccccaacaaggaaagtagccccaGTAaacaaaggaaacgagaaaaaaaattatattaagaaatgacataaattgatgaaaattttccatataaacttataaaaacttaacaaaccaagaggaaaagaaataagatagaatattgtgcccaagtataggcttaagcaagagaactctaacccaagacagtggaagaccatggtacagaagctatggcactacccaggactagagaacaagtggtttgaattttggagtgtccttctcttagaagagctgcttacccacaTTGAACCAAATATGTTCAATGTCTCTATTTCTCAATTCAAATAACAGTTAGTTCAATTACAAACggaaatagtgtgcccgggtgaaccctcaagcaagagaactctaacccaagacagtggaagaccatggtacagaggctatggcactacccaagactagaggacaatggtttgattatggagtgtccttctcctagaagagctgcttaccacattgAACCAAATATGAACAGTAGGCTGCTTACCATATTGAACCGAATATGAACAGTAGGCTGCTTACCATATTGAACCAAATATGAACAGTAGGCTGCTTACCATATTGAACCAAATATGAACAACGTCTCTATTTCTCAATTCAAATAACAGTAATTTACAACAGTTACTTCAATTACAAACATACGGATCACATCACGAACACGGCAGACATGCGCCAACAGCGAGCGAGGTCCATTCGAAATCAAAGCACGTTTGATATGAAAGTGAATATAAAATCCTACCTTTCACAAAAGCAAGAAAAGTAAAAATATCGATATAAATAAAAGAGAGTACGAAGCCAAACACAATTCCAGTCCATTACTATATGGCAAAAATTGAAAACTTTCTTTTTCGGAAAATCGAATGGAGGCCTGTATCAGACTTCaggttcttctgcatgtatatacagtgtatatatatatatacatacacaaaaggaGGGTGGCAGACATGAGATTGGATAATTTAATATCAAACGCAGGGAAATATACAACATAGAACGCTAAAGGAATACCACATTGATTTTTTCTATAAATGTTATAAGCCAAAGATAACAACAcagcaaataaacaaataattatattatgattatgattatgattattattacttgctacgctacaaccttagttggaaaagcagaatgctataagcccaagggccccaagcaGGTATAGAATTTTTAGGTAAAACTAAGAAAATTGTATAGTTCATAAATGTTAAGAAGTAGGACCATAGGAAAACAAAAATAGTGTACAAGGGTGTGAAGAAATTATCAGAAAAGAAGGCCGCATTGGGTGTAGAGGGTTCGACACACTCTTGATGAGTTCTCTCCATATAATAAGGCCAGATGCGCTGTTAAATCTTTAAAATCTCTCCCTGTCAGATTAAGAAACTAAagtatgcacacacattatatatatatatatatatatatatatatatatatatatatatatatatatgtatatacagagagagagagagagagagagagagagagagagagagagagagagagagagagagagagatcccacaaaaattttttcttattttgaacaaccaaattacaaattttaaatacTGACCGGAACATGAACAtttaccacacgcacacacacgtgtgtgtgtgtgtgtgtatatatatatatatatatatatatatatatatatatatatatatatatatatatatatatatatatatatatataaatataatatatatatatatatatatatatatatatatatacatatatatatacatacatacatacatacatatatatttatataatgtcttTTCATACAAGGTACTTACTCCAGCATAAAAAAAGCATCATGATCACTGACACAGGTAAATAAATTCCCCGTAGAACGATGCTACTCTGACTACCTTTCCCATAATCCAGTTTTCGCCTTACGTATAAGCAAACTACCGTGGTAGCAGGAGACCTCTGGTGCCAAGATAAACAAATAAAACGAGTAAAATACTCCAAGACGCCTTCCCAAGACGCCAGTCCGCCTTCCCTCCAGCCTCCTCTATGCAGGTGCAAGTGTATTAATCAGTGCGGCCATCATTAATGCAAGGAGAGCGATGTGCATTCGGAATCAGCTCCCAATGAAAGTTTAATTAAGCCCTAATGGGAATCATAGAGGCGCTGTGTATTTAATATCGCACACCGCTCAATTCCATTTCGGTGTATTAAATCATAATTACCCGAAGCAAATCTATCCTTTGGGCGTTAAATGCAAATTTCTATTCGTGAATGATATCTTAGGAGGATTAGTAGTTGATTTGGGGGTGATTAATACAGTACATTGACTATAAAGtatattacttttttataaatataataaaatatctaaaaacagaTTAAAATTGTGATAAAATTATTCGGGATATCAGAGATTTGAAATAAAATTTGAATGCTTTAAACCACATCCAGTTTACACACAcaccggaaaaaaaaaatgtccatataAAATACTACGTTAATTTTCTAATATCTTAATTGGATTTGTCTCCCAAAATTAATTTTCACTGCATTAAATAATTGTCGTCCTACCTTATTTCttctttgttttatcttttataaaaaataacggtaaaaataataaaaatgataataagaataacaaaaagaacaataataatgataataaaatgaatataataattatattaataataatatcaaagaaaaCTTCCTTCTTGGTAAGCAATTGTCTAGGTTTCGAAATATTGAATATGCAATCATG encodes:
- the LOC137653351 gene encoding adult-specific cuticular protein ACP-20-like, whose amino-acid sequence is MSSVATANPGGHGHGGGKHGYGEPLPYYYGYHVDGDYKGPHFGQHEKSDGKGVYGSYTVALPDGRKQHVKYTADHYNGYVAHVSYSGKAQHPAYYDQR